Genomic segment of Serinicoccus hydrothermalis:
GGCGTCGGCGCCGGCGAGGTCCAGCCCGGCCAGCGTCGCCGGCAGGTCGTCGCTCACCGCGTGCACGGGACGGAAGCGGTCGCCGAAGCCGGAGAGCCGCTCGGTGGCCAGGGCCAGGGCCTGGGGGTCGCGGTCGATGCCGACCGCCACCGCGTCGGGGCACGTGCGCAGGACCGCCTCGGTGTGCCCGCCCAGGCCCAGCGTGCCGTCGACGAAGACCGCCCCGGGGCGGTCCAGCGCGGGGGCGAGCAGCTCCACGCACCGGTCCAGCAGGACCGGGGTGTGCCGGTCCTGGGTGGCTCGTCCGGAGGGGGCTGCCATGTCGTCCGTGGTCCCTGGGTGGTGGGTGGTCCCCGGTGCCCGGGCCCTGGTCCCCCACCGTCCACCTGTGGCGTCCGGCCCGGGGGAAGACGGGTCGGGTGCCGGGGTGCGGCCCGACTCCGGGGAAGAGGAGTCGGGGGCGCCGGGGCGGACGGGGGGAGGCCGGAGCGCGGGCGCGCGGCGATCACATGAGCCCGGGGACCACCTCCTCGGACAGGTCGGCGAAGGACTGCTCGTGCTCCTCGGTGTAGGTCTCCCAGGCCTGGGTGTCCCAGATCTCGAGCCGGTTGCCGGCGCCGATGACCGTGCAGTCGCCGGTGATCCCGGCATACGTGCGCAGCAGCGGGGGGACCGTGACCCGGCCCTGCTTGTCCGGGATCTCGTCCGAGGCGCCGGAGAGGAAGAAGCGCTGGTAGTCGCGGACCGTCTTGGACGAGGTGGGGCTGCTCTGCCACTGCTCCACGACGCCGTCGAAGTCGGCCTGGGTGAAGACGTAGAGGCAGCGCTCCTGGCCGCGGGTGATGACGACACCGCCGGCCAGCCGCTCGCGGAACTTGGCCGGGAGGATCATCCGGCCCTTGTCGTCCAGCCGGGGCGTGTAGGTGCCGAGGAACAGCACGTGCACCACCCCTTTCGCGCGATCCGGTACGGACGACTCCCAGTGCGCCCCACTCTACTCCACAATGCCCCACCAAGGCGAGCGATCCGGCTCGATTCTGACAGATGACCCACTGTTTCCGCAGGTCGGAGGTGGTGGTGCGGGGTGGAGGGAAAGTGGTTGGCTGGGCCACGCTGCGCCACGAGCTCGCCGACCTCCCCCGGCGATGGCTGGCATACCCGCAGGTCGGGGCGCCGGCGCGCGGCGGGCACGTCGCCCTCGCCCCCGCCACCGGGTGCGGCTGCCGCGTGGTGGGGGGAAGTGGGGGAACGGGGTCGCCGGGGCCGCGCAGGCCCGCGACCGCGCCCTCGCGCCGCGAGTTTGGCAAACTCGGGGCATGTCTGCGATCTCCCCCGCACCCGACACCGTCGACCTGGACGCCGTGAGGTCCGTCGCCGGCCCCGTGCACCGCGCCGTCGCCACCGTCATCGAGGGCAAGGACGACGCCGTCGACGTCGCCGTCACGGTGCTGCTGGCCGAGGGCCACCTGCTCGTCGAGGACGTGCCCGGGGTGGGGAAGACGATGCTCGCCAAGGCGCTGGCCCGCGCCATCGACTGCCGGGTGAGCAGGGTGCAGTTCACCCCCGACCTGCTGCCCAGCGACATCACCGGGGTGAGCGTCTACAACCAGGACTCGCGCTCCTTCGAGTTCCGCCGCGGCGCGATCTTCGCCAACGTCGTGGTCGGCGACGAGATCAACCGGGCCTCCCCCAAGACCCAGTCGGCGCTGCTGGAGTCGATGGAGGAGCGGCAGGTCACGGTGGACGGGCAGACCTACCCGTTGCCCCGCCCCTTCCTCGTCATGGCGACCCAGAACCCCATCGAGATGGAGGGCACCTACCCGCTGCCCGAGGCCCAGCGCGACCGCTTCATGGCCCGCATCTCCATGGGCTACCCCTCCGCCGCCGCCGAGACGACGATGCTCGAGACCCACGGGGCGGTGAGCCCGCTGGAGGGCCTGTCGGCGGTCACCACCGCCGCCGACGTCCAGCAGCAGATCGAGAACATCCGCGGCCTGCACATCTCCCCCGCCCTGCGGCAGTACGTCGTCGACCTCATGGCGGCCTCCCGCTCGCACCGGATGCTGCGGCTGGGCGCCTCCCCCCGGGCCGGGCTGCAGCTGCTGCGGGCGGCGCGCGCGCACGCCGCCCTCGCGGGACGCGACCACGTGCTCCCCGAGGACGTCCAGTCCATCGCGGTCCCCGTCCTCGCCCACCGCGTTCTCCCCACCGGCGAGGCCTCGCTGGCGCACCGCGGCACCGCCGACATCGTGCGCGACCTCGTCGAGCGCACCGCCGTGCCCTCCGGACGCTGACCGGGACGGGCAGGGTATGACGCAGTCCGCCTCTCCCTGGGGCCTCCTCACCGCGCGGGGCAAGGTCTTCGCCGTCCTCGGCGTGCTGCTCGGGGTCGCGGGCACCTTCCTGGGCTACGAGGACGTCACCCGGGTCGGGCTGGCGCTGCTGCTGCTGCCGGCCCTCGTCGTGCTGCTCCTGCCCCGCCGCCCGCCGCAGCTCACCGTGTCCCGCGAGGTGACCCCGCAGCGGCTGACGCCGGAGGAGCGGGGCGAGGTCGAGGTGCGCTTCCGCAACGTCGGCGGCCGGTCGGCGGTCTACCTCGCCGAGGAGCACCTCGACTACCAGCTCGGCGACCGGCCGCGCTACATCCTGCCCCGGATGGGCACCGGGGAGGAGCGTCGGCTGCGCTACACCGTGCGGTCCCGGCACCGGGGGGCATACTCCCTCGGCCCGATCGTCCTGCGCCAGCGGGACCCCTTCGGCCTGGTCTTCCGCACCCTGCAGCTGACCTCGCGCACCGAGCTGCTGGTGCTCCCCCGCGTGGTGTCCCTCGGGGACGAGCGGCTGCGCGGCAGCTCGCGCGGCAGCGAGGGCGAGATGCCGCAGATGATCGCCCTGCACGGCGAGGACGACGTGAGCATCCGCTCCTACCGCGACGGTGACGAGCTGCGCCGCGTGCACTGGCCGGCGACCGCGCACCGCGGCGAGCTCATGGTCCGGCAGGAGGACCGCCCCGCACGACGCCGGGCCGTGCTGCTCCTGGACTCGCGGGCCGCCGCGCACCCGGGGTGCGGGGTGCATCCCTCCTACGAGTGGGCGGTCAGCGCGGTCGCGTCGGTCGCCCGCCACCTCGTCGCCGACGGGTTCGTCGTCCACCTGCTCACGGACGGGACGCTGCGCGACGGCATCGCCGGCCACCAGGTGGAGCTCGGCACGCTCATGGACACCCTGGCCCGGGCCCAGCCCGAGGAGGACTCGCGGCTGGACCGGCTCACCGCGGCCGCCTCCTCCTTCACCTCCGGCGGCGTGCTCCTCGTCGCCGCGGTCGTCGCCCACGACGAGGGCGAGCTGCGGGCGCTGGCCTCGATCCGGCAACCGGGCTCCCGCGCGCTGGCCTTCGTGCTGGACCCGGGGAAGTTCGGTGGAGGCACCACCGGTGACCATCCCACCGGCGTGCTGGCCGACGCCGGGTGGCGCACCGTGACGGTGGGCCCGCACACCGAGATCGCGCAGGCCTGGGTCTCGCTGCGCTCCTCCGCCCTGGGCAGGTCGGCATGAGGCTGGACGACCGGGCGTGGTGGGAGCGCGGGCTGTGGGCGGAGGGCTTCGTCGCCGCGCTGGCCACGCTGTCCGTCGCGTGGCCGCTCGCCGACCTGCTGCGCGAGGAGAGCTGGGTCGTGCCGTCGGTGACGATGGTGGTCCTCGTGGCGCTCACCGGTGCCGTGCTGCGCACCGTCGACGCGCCGCCGACGCTCGTGGCCCTGGGCCAGCTCGCGATCGGGCTGGCCGGCCTCGCGGCGCTCTTCCTCCGGGACACGCTGTGGCGCGGCGTCCTGCCCACCGGCGAGACGCTGGACCGCATCGCCACCCTGCTGCAGCAGGCGGGGGCCGTGCTGCAGACGTATGCCGCGCCGGCACCCACCACGCAGGGCGTCTCCTTCCTCGTGGTCGCCGTGCTCACCCTCACCGCCGTCTCGGTCGACTCGATGGGGGTGAC
This window contains:
- the mraZ gene encoding division/cell wall cluster transcriptional repressor MraZ, with the protein product MFLGTYTPRLDDKGRMILPAKFRERLAGGVVITRGQERCLYVFTQADFDGVVEQWQSSPTSSKTVRDYQRFFLSGASDEIPDKQGRVTVPPLLRTYAGITGDCTVIGAGNRLEIWDTQAWETYTEEHEQSFADLSEEVVPGLM
- a CDS encoding AAA family ATPase, which translates into the protein MSAISPAPDTVDLDAVRSVAGPVHRAVATVIEGKDDAVDVAVTVLLAEGHLLVEDVPGVGKTMLAKALARAIDCRVSRVQFTPDLLPSDITGVSVYNQDSRSFEFRRGAIFANVVVGDEINRASPKTQSALLESMEERQVTVDGQTYPLPRPFLVMATQNPIEMEGTYPLPEAQRDRFMARISMGYPSAAAETTMLETHGAVSPLEGLSAVTTAADVQQQIENIRGLHISPALRQYVVDLMAASRSHRMLRLGASPRAGLQLLRAARAHAALAGRDHVLPEDVQSIAVPVLAHRVLPTGEASLAHRGTADIVRDLVERTAVPSGR
- a CDS encoding DUF58 domain-containing protein, with amino-acid sequence MTQSASPWGLLTARGKVFAVLGVLLGVAGTFLGYEDVTRVGLALLLLPALVVLLLPRRPPQLTVSREVTPQRLTPEERGEVEVRFRNVGGRSAVYLAEEHLDYQLGDRPRYILPRMGTGEERRLRYTVRSRHRGAYSLGPIVLRQRDPFGLVFRTLQLTSRTELLVLPRVVSLGDERLRGSSRGSEGEMPQMIALHGEDDVSIRSYRDGDELRRVHWPATAHRGELMVRQEDRPARRRAVLLLDSRAAAHPGCGVHPSYEWAVSAVASVARHLVADGFVVHLLTDGTLRDGIAGHQVELGTLMDTLARAQPEEDSRLDRLTAAASSFTSGGVLLVAAVVAHDEGELRALASIRQPGSRALAFVLDPGKFGGGTTGDHPTGVLADAGWRTVTVGPHTEIAQAWVSLRSSALGRSA